The Roseovarius sp. M141 genomic sequence TACAGGGCCGTTGGCTGGCGATGGTGGGTGTTTTGAGCGGCGCAGCGCTGGTATTCGCATGTTTTGATCCCACGTTAGGGCGTATGCTTGGATCATTTGACTACGCGCTTGCGCATGTTGGAAGCGATAATGATTTGGGAGGGCTTATTCGCAAAACTGTGCAGGTTCCGCTTGCGCAACCTATTGCCGTAAGCTTGGCTTTCGGTGGTTTAATTTACCTTTTGTATGTGCGCGGTTTCGGACGTTTCGTTATTGCAATTTTGGGTTTTTCTGCGGCTGGCGCAGGGCTGACGGCGACAATGGGTGGCAACGGTAACCTTGGGCAGTTGGCAATCCCCATTGCGGTCATGATATCCTTGGGGGTAAGTGAAATTACGCGACATGCCGTACTACCGAGAAGTGAGACGTTTCAGTTTGTGACAGTTTGCCTTGTGCTAGCTTTTGTAGTGCCGCATCTTTTGAATTTAATTGGTACAACAGCCGAAGGCATAAGCAGGCGCGGGGCAATGCAGATCACACAAGGACCTTTTATGGGTTACCTCAGTTACCCCGACAGAGCGCCCGAGGACGTTACGCAATATGATACTCTCGTTGACGGGATCGCTGCATTGCAACAGTTGGGAGACCCAACAAAATGGGGCATCGTTGCAAACAATGGGGTCACCTTTGAGTATGCGTTGATGGCACGCCCTGTTCCTGGCTACCCACTTTGGGAACGGGCGTCTGCTCCAGAATTCGATGCCGATAGACCTTTTGCGCCGGCAGCAGATATCGTGATGTTGCGCCATTCAGATCAACCAATTCCGTTGGAGGGCATGTTGCGTGAGAAGATCGCTGAAGATTTTGTCATTTGTGCTACGTCACTCCATTGGGAGATTTACAGACGACTGACCCGAGAGATCACGGCTTGTGATGCGCCTTAAAGCATTGAAAAGGTAGCGCAAACCCGCAAACTCTCGTTATGAATGAGGTAGCCTTGGGGACAGGTCACGGGATATGACAGTTAGCTTAGTTAAATAAATAATGGTGATCGAATTGGATGGCTACCCTAAAAGCGAAAACCAGACATGGTTAAGGCTGACCGTTCTAGTCGTTTTCGTCTTGATCTTCACATCGATGAAGACAATTAGGTTTCCCATACCATATCCTGCTGGCCTATTCGCCATCAATTATGATCAAGGGATTATTAAGCGAGCTCTCGTCGGATCAATACTGTTCCCTGGAGATACTCCTATATCTTACGCGACAATCGCCTTGGTTTCGGTGGTAATTTTTCTAGTCTTGCTTTTCCTGCTGGCTGCCACCTCTGCTCAGATCCTCCGAAGCCATCCCGAGTTGTTTCTCATTGTCTTGCTTTATACGTCTAGCTTCGGTGTTGTGTTTCTAGCCAGCACGACAGGCTATTTTGACCATATCTTACTGATCTTCGCCTTTCTTTCGGTCCTCCCGACCGGGGCTATATTCAGAATCCTTTCCGTGCTTCTTTTGGGAGGCATAGCAATATTCGTTCACGAGGCGGCGATCGTGATGGTGATGCCGGTGATGTATTTTGCTATGTATCTTACGCTGAAGTCTTTCGGACTCAAGGTCTCGTTGCCCATAGTGGCGATCGTGGTGGCGATCCACGCTGGTCTCACCTATTGGGTAGGAAATTATGGAATCCTCAGTGTAGAGGAGGTCAAAATGCTTCGAGAAACCCTTCAAGCACGCGCCGATTTCGAACTGATTGATTTGCCGTTCCAAGTGCTCTCGACAATCCCAGCGATAGAATCGCAGCATACGTTGCGGACGATCAATACTATCGCACATGTCGACTCCATAATAGTCGTCCTTCCAGTGCTTGCTCCGTTGTTGGCTGTGACGTTCCTTGCTTTGAAACAAGGAGCAGCTGGTAGTACTACCATTGTATTCGCGACAGCGGCGGCACTATCTCCGATTGCGATGAGGGCTTTTGGCCATGATGTTCATCGCTGGGATTCTTTCGCGCTATGTACGACTTACCTGACTCTGTCGATCGTTTTGCGCGAAGTTCTCGGGCCCAATCCGGTCCGGTTGGCATGGCAGCGTATTACCCCTTGTTTGATCGTTTTGCTAATAGTTGGGGCATCGACCTCAGCCTACTTGTTCCTCGGTCAAGATATTCGGGGGTTCCCATTTCTTGACGCCCGAAGTGACATCGTCGGCTTGCTAATGGGTCGGTGAGGCCTTGTTGGTTAAATCTGTCGCTTCGCCGTCCACCGTTTGATGCTGTCGTCCATCGTCTTGCTCATCGCTACGTTCTCCCTTGTAGCATGAGCAGGATTTCAGTGGGCACACCACAACCCCGCAAGCACGCATCGCGTGCCAAGGGCAACGACACCTCACCT encodes the following:
- a CDS encoding glycosyltransferase family 39 protein translates to MRLDLFSTVVFSAITALFMMVVLLNAAFGVFYDTDHFADTQFLLGAAWRVHQGLIPAVDFGHFYGGIMAQGISGTMSLFGHSVFVFDYFTILATLFLSACAFLILRPQISWAGFAVIVVMLSTLLLTRFPLENETSITQVVSTHSFLYNRFALAIFLILGLFVALPAPILIRDMWGAILAGALAGLVCLTKPTFVILPVGLLLAVLVQGRWLAMVGVLSGAALVFACFDPTLGRMLGSFDYALAHVGSDNDLGGLIRKTVQVPLAQPIAVSLAFGGLIYLLYVRGFGRFVIAILGFSAAGAGLTATMGGNGNLGQLAIPIAVMISLGVSEITRHAVLPRSETFQFVTVCLVLAFVVPHLLNLIGTTAEGISRRGAMQITQGPFMGYLSYPDRAPEDVTQYDTLVDGIAALQQLGDPTKWGIVANNGVTFEYALMARPVPGYPLWERASAPEFDADRPFAPAADIVMLRHSDQPIPLEGMLREKIAEDFVICATSLHWEIYRRLTREITACDAP